A genome region from Carya illinoinensis cultivar Pawnee chromosome 2, C.illinoinensisPawnee_v1, whole genome shotgun sequence includes the following:
- the LOC122300801 gene encoding uncharacterized protein LOC122300801 isoform X1, whose protein sequence is MTPPSPLRLLSPLTTTATSLSSPSSPDFSCKPLKTLYSASPSISLHPPSSPSSLSFLGSHHRCIRKHGHSLSRPPWLCGQVRRDQDMDNWKCEDENVIRMFGSDEEAGNQIPTQAQSIVEGSGAVLLSEFKPVPDVDYLQELLAIQQQGPRFIGFFGTRNMGFMHQELIEILSYAMVITKNHIYTSGASGTNSAVIRGALRAEKPELLTVILPQSLEKQSPESQELLSKVKNVIEKPHNDHLPLIEASRLCNMDIISRVQQVICFAFHDSRLLMETCQEAKNMRKIVTLFYLD, encoded by the exons ATGACTCCACCTTCACCTTTGAGACTGTTGTCGCCTCTAACCACGACCGCCACTTCTTTATCTTCCCCTTCTTCACCGGATTTTTCGTGCAAACCCCTGAAAACCCTTTACTCTGCAAGCCCCAGTATCAGTCTCCACCCTCCCTCTTCTCCTTCATCCTTATCGTTTCTTGGTTCTCACCACAGATGTATTCGAAAACACGGACATTCTCTTTCCAGACCACCG TGGCTTTGTGGACAAGTGAGAAGAGATCAGGACATGGATAATTGGAAATGTGAAGATGAGAATGTGATCCGCATGTTTGGTTCAGATGAAGAGGCTGGCAATCAAATTCCAACACAAGCTCAATCTATTGTAGAAGGATCAGGGGCAGTTCTGCTATCAGAGTTTAAACCTGTTCCAGATGTAGACTATTTACAG GAGTTATTGGCCATTCAACAGCAAGGGCCAAGATTTATTGGCTTTTTTGGGACACGGAATATGGGGTTCATGCATCAAGAACTTATCGAGATTCTTAGCTATGCTATGGTTATAACT aaaaatcacatTTATACGTCTGGAGCATCTGGAACTAATTCAGCCGTCATCAGAGGTGCTTTAAGAGCCGAGAAACCAGAGCTACTTACGGTGATTTTGCCTCAAAGTTTGGAAAAGCAATCTCCTGAGAGCCAGGAATTATTGTCAAAA GTGAAGAATGTGATAGAGAAGCCTCACAATGATCATCTACCTCTGATAGAAGCCAGCAG GCTGTGCAATATGGATATCATTTCACGTGTACAACAAGTCATTTGCTTTGCATTCCATGATAGCAGGCTGCTTATGGAAACATGTCAAGAGGCTAAAAATATGCGGAAGATTGTGACTCTTTTCTACTTGGACTAA
- the LOC122300801 gene encoding uncharacterized protein LOC122300801 isoform X2, which yields MDNWKCEDENVIRMFGSDEEAGNQIPTQAQSIVEGSGAVLLSEFKPVPDVDYLQELLAIQQQGPRFIGFFGTRNMGFMHQELIEILSYAMVITKNHIYTSGASGTNSAVIRGALRAEKPELLTVILPQSLEKQSPESQELLSKVKNVIEKPHNDHLPLIEASRLCNMDIISRVQQVICFAFHDSRLLMETCQEAKNMRKIVTLFYLD from the exons ATGGATAATTGGAAATGTGAAGATGAGAATGTGATCCGCATGTTTGGTTCAGATGAAGAGGCTGGCAATCAAATTCCAACACAAGCTCAATCTATTGTAGAAGGATCAGGGGCAGTTCTGCTATCAGAGTTTAAACCTGTTCCAGATGTAGACTATTTACAG GAGTTATTGGCCATTCAACAGCAAGGGCCAAGATTTATTGGCTTTTTTGGGACACGGAATATGGGGTTCATGCATCAAGAACTTATCGAGATTCTTAGCTATGCTATGGTTATAACT aaaaatcacatTTATACGTCTGGAGCATCTGGAACTAATTCAGCCGTCATCAGAGGTGCTTTAAGAGCCGAGAAACCAGAGCTACTTACGGTGATTTTGCCTCAAAGTTTGGAAAAGCAATCTCCTGAGAGCCAGGAATTATTGTCAAAA GTGAAGAATGTGATAGAGAAGCCTCACAATGATCATCTACCTCTGATAGAAGCCAGCAG GCTGTGCAATATGGATATCATTTCACGTGTACAACAAGTCATTTGCTTTGCATTCCATGATAGCAGGCTGCTTATGGAAACATGTCAAGAGGCTAAAAATATGCGGAAGATTGTGACTCTTTTCTACTTGGACTAA